A single region of the Mugil cephalus isolate CIBA_MC_2020 chromosome 4, CIBA_Mcephalus_1.1, whole genome shotgun sequence genome encodes:
- the prkag1 gene encoding 5'-AMP-activated protein kinase subunit gamma-1 isoform X1 has translation MDCIPVTINDVEGKKDTVTEDPEHNVYTRFMKSHRCYDLVPTSSKLVVFDTSLQVKKAFFALVSNGVRAAPLWDSKKQCFVGMLTITDFINILHRYYKSPLVQIYELEEHKIETWRELYLQDSFKPLVCISPNASLYDAVSSLLKNKIHRLPVIDPLTGNTLYILTHKRILKFLKLFISEMPKPSFLRQTLEELNIGTFQNIAVVRKDTPLYTALGIFVEQRVSALPVVDDKGRVVDIYSKFDVINLAAEKTYNNLDVTVTKALQHRSQYFEGVLTCNRHETLEAIINRLVEAEVHRLVVVDEQEVVKGIVSLSDILQALVLTDGEEGKYSRVAVFVTA, from the exons ATGGACTGT ATTCCAGTAACTATCAATGATGTTGAGGGCAAAAAGGACACGGTCACAGAAG ACCCAGAGCACAATGTGTACACCAGGTTTATGAAGTCCCACCGTTGTTATGACCTTGTACCCACCAGCTCCAAATTAGTAGTGTTTGATACTTCACTTCAG GTGAAGAAGGCCTTTTTCGCTCTTGTTTCTAATGGGGTGAGAGCAGCTCCTCTGTGGGACAGTAAGAAGCAGTGCTTTGTTG GTATGCTAACCATCACAGACTTCATTAACATTCTTCATCGCTATTACAAATCTCCCTTG GTTCAGATATATGAGTTGGAAGAACACAAAATTGAGACGTGGAGAG AGCTGTACCTTCAAGACTCCTTCAAGCCTTTGGTTTGCATATCTCCCAATGCAAG TTTGTATGATGCAGTCTCATCtctgctgaagaacaagatCCACAGATTGCCTGTAATCGACCCCCTCACAGGAAACACACTCTATATTCTCACACATAAGAGGATTCTCAAGTTCCTGAAGCTTTTT aTATCAGAGATGCCAAAACCTTCATTCCTGAGACAAACTTTAGAGGAACTGAACATCGGGACATTCCAGAACATAGCAGTGGTCCGTAAAGACACGCCACTGTACACAGCTCTGGGTATTTTTGTTGAGCAGCGAGTGTCAGCACTCCCTGTTGTGGACGACAAAG GTCGAGTGGTGGACATATACTCAAAATTTGACGTTATA AACCTGGCAGCAGAAAAGACGTACAACAACTTGGACGTGACAGTGACCAAAGCCTTGCAGCACCGCTCTCAGTACTTTGAAGGAGTGCTGACATGCAACAGGCATGAGACACTGGAAGCCATTATCAACAGACTTGTGGAGGCTGAG GTGcacaggctggtggtggtggacgaGCAGGAGGTGGTGAAGGGAATAGTGTCCCTTTCAGATATCCTCCAGGCACTAGTGCTGACTGATGGAGAAGAAGGTAAATACAGCCGTGTGGCTGTCTTTG TCACAGCTTGA
- the prkag1 gene encoding 5'-AMP-activated protein kinase subunit gamma-1 isoform X2, producing MDCIPVTINDVEGKKDTVTEDPEHNVYTRFMKSHRCYDLVPTSSKLVVFDTSLQVKKAFFALVSNGVRAAPLWDSKKQCFVGMLTITDFINILHRYYKSPLVQIYELEEHKIETWRELYLQDSFKPLVCISPNASLYDAVSSLLKNKIHRLPVIDPLTGNTLYILTHKRILKFLKLFISEMPKPSFLRQTLEELNIGTFQNIAVVRKDTPLYTALGIFVEQRVSALPVVDDKGRVVDIYSKFDVINLAAEKTYNNLDVTVTKALQHRSQYFEGVLTCNRHETLEAIINRLVEAEVHRLVVVDEQEVVKGIVSLSDILQALVLTDGEEVTA from the exons ATGGACTGT ATTCCAGTAACTATCAATGATGTTGAGGGCAAAAAGGACACGGTCACAGAAG ACCCAGAGCACAATGTGTACACCAGGTTTATGAAGTCCCACCGTTGTTATGACCTTGTACCCACCAGCTCCAAATTAGTAGTGTTTGATACTTCACTTCAG GTGAAGAAGGCCTTTTTCGCTCTTGTTTCTAATGGGGTGAGAGCAGCTCCTCTGTGGGACAGTAAGAAGCAGTGCTTTGTTG GTATGCTAACCATCACAGACTTCATTAACATTCTTCATCGCTATTACAAATCTCCCTTG GTTCAGATATATGAGTTGGAAGAACACAAAATTGAGACGTGGAGAG AGCTGTACCTTCAAGACTCCTTCAAGCCTTTGGTTTGCATATCTCCCAATGCAAG TTTGTATGATGCAGTCTCATCtctgctgaagaacaagatCCACAGATTGCCTGTAATCGACCCCCTCACAGGAAACACACTCTATATTCTCACACATAAGAGGATTCTCAAGTTCCTGAAGCTTTTT aTATCAGAGATGCCAAAACCTTCATTCCTGAGACAAACTTTAGAGGAACTGAACATCGGGACATTCCAGAACATAGCAGTGGTCCGTAAAGACACGCCACTGTACACAGCTCTGGGTATTTTTGTTGAGCAGCGAGTGTCAGCACTCCCTGTTGTGGACGACAAAG GTCGAGTGGTGGACATATACTCAAAATTTGACGTTATA AACCTGGCAGCAGAAAAGACGTACAACAACTTGGACGTGACAGTGACCAAAGCCTTGCAGCACCGCTCTCAGTACTTTGAAGGAGTGCTGACATGCAACAGGCATGAGACACTGGAAGCCATTATCAACAGACTTGTGGAGGCTGAG GTGcacaggctggtggtggtggacgaGCAGGAGGTGGTGAAGGGAATAGTGTCCCTTTCAGATATCCTCCAGGCACTAGTGCTGACTGATGGAGAAGAAG TCACAGCTTGA
- the ankrd33ab gene encoding photoreceptor ankyrin repeat protein: MATAAEDPNLGSGPDGGDDVSSSDSGSDSDSILSDDSVLPVYTSETRNGSAASSLYQACARNEPASLHNVLERGITKEEAMEMDINGWNGLMVACCKGFIEIVHGLHNCPFIDINHQDNEGNTALMIASQAGHINTVMYLLNYFPGIDTEIKDCRGFTALIKAAMTGRTDVMAALIMAGADIHAVDSTKGKCARDWALKTGRYETLHRLRRLNLRPKAEQFCESYVPEWPELKEKVAKATAEKSASEKIAQRIKNTFGFRLPHDPEDNGVLDHMVRMTTSIHSPLISTGCRPLCPTSPPEMGKRRLAVPELVKKHTQKDLEESSVCHSNGSVSHIIPTINSAESISASCCTNDEQQAGLLSLASTKVATTFIPRSMARRNSVFPSGCIPAISINRPSEATPKKEKKKKKSKGFLEPPKWRYKEIKDEKKKKMNEKEKEEKEKKEKKNKKPKN; the protein is encoded by the exons atggccacagcagcagaggaccCCAACCTGGGGTCAGGCCCCGATGGTGGCGACGATGTGTCTTCATCAGACAGCGGGTCTGACTCAGACAGCATCCTCTCTGACGACTCTGTGCTTCCAGTCTACACGTCAGAAACAAGAAACGGCAGTGCGGCATCATCCCTGTACCAGGCCTGTGCCCGCAATGAGCCTGCCTCTCTGCACAATGTTCTGGAGAGAGGGATCACAAAAGAAGAGGCGATGGAGATGGACATAAATGGCTGG AACGGTCTGATGGTGGCCTGCTGCAAAGGGTTCATAGAAATTGTGCATGGGCTTCACAACTGTCCCTTTATAGACATAAACCACCAAGACAATGAAGGCAACACTGCACTAATGATAGCATCACAAGCAG GTCATATCAACACGGTAATGTATCTACTGAACTACTTCCCTGGTATAGACACTGAAATAAAGGACTGTCGAGGTTTCACAGCCCTCATCAAAGCTGCCATGACAGGCCGCACCGATGTCATGGCAGCCCTCATTATGGCCG GGGCTGACATACATGCAGTGGACTCCACAAAAGGAAAGTGTGCTCGGGACTGGGCACTTAAAACAGGTCGCTACGAGACTCTGCATCGTCTTCGCCGACTTAATTTGAGGCCAAAAGCTGAGCAGTTCTGTGAGAGCTACGTCCCTGAATGGCCTGAGCTCAAAGAAAAAGTGGCCAAGGCTACAGCTGAGAAAAGCGCAAGTGAAAAAATTGCGCAGCgaatcaaaaacacatttggatttAGACTTCCTCACGACCCAGAGGACAATGGGGTCTTGGACCACATGGTGCGCATGACCACGAGTATCCACAGTCCTCTCATTTCAACTGGATGTCGGCCGCTGTGCCCTACGAGTCCACCAGAGATGGGAAAGAGGCGGTTGGCTGTGCCAGAGCTGGTTAAGAAACACACCCAGAAAGACCTTGAAGAAAGCTCGGTGTGCCACAGCAATGGCTCAGTGTCACACATTATCCCCACTATCAACTCCGCAGAGTCCATCTCTGCATCATGCTGCACCAACGATGAACAGCAAGCCGGCCTCCTCTCCCTGGCCTCCACCAAAGTCGCTACAACATTTATTCCTCGCAGCATGGCAAGACGAAACAGCGTGTTCCCCTCTGGCTGTATCCCCGCCATCAGCATCAACAGGCCTTCAGAGGCAAcgccaaagaaagaaaaaaagaaaaagaagagtaaGGGTTTCCTGGAACCACCAAAGTGGAGGTACAAAGAGATCAAggatgagaaaaagaagaagatgaatgaaaaagaaaaggaagaaaaggagaagaaggagaagaaaaacaagaagcccAAAAACTAA